In the Halobacteriovorax sp. GB3 genome, TGAACATCGTTCTGTGTTTCACTCATTTCTAAACCTCATTATTAACAATCAATTGATTACCCTCTTAAGATGGTTTCACTTGGCCCACTGTCAATGCTAAGAATAAAAAAAAGTTTTAAGAATTTATAAGTATCTGTAATTAAAAGCTTGGATCTAAAAGAAAGACCTCATCCAACAAACTATCTAGAATTAAATAACCTTTTGAACTTAGAGTGATTCGATCATTGTTATTGATATCTAGAAGGCCCTTGGCCTCCCATTCAAGCGCTTTGTTTTTCACTTTCAAAAGTACATCATCATTAAAAAAATGAGAGAGGTTTACACCTTCATTTGTGCGCAGGGCCATGTAAAAGTTTTCTAATTTTCTCTCTGACTCGTTTAAACTCTCAACAATATAATTTGGTCCAGACGTTTTCCATTTATACCGTATACCGGCCTCTCCCAAATATCCCGTTGCCGATGGACCAAGGGCCATGACTGTTGAAGATTTCCAATAATTTAAATTATGACGAGACTCTCGACCTTTATAAGCAAAATTGCTTACTTCATAGTGCAAAAAGCCCTTATCTTTGAGGTAACGACTAACTTTGAGATATTCATCTTCAATCCACTCATCATCAGGAAGCTTATCTTTGTAAGGATAGCCTCCTTTCACTGTTAGAATATAAAGCGAAATATGACTTGGGCCATATTTTAATATCTCTTCTAGTTCAGCAATGACATCTCTTTTCATCTCCTTAGAAAGAGGAAGCCCCAGCATAAAATCTACTGAAAAATTAAACTGATTTTCACCAAAGAAAGTTAGCGTATCGTGAACATCTTGAAGTGAATGAACCCTGTCGAGAACCTTCAAAAAGTCAGATCGAAGAGACTGAATACCAAGTGAGAATCGGTTGATTCCAAACTCCTGCCAACGCTTTAAACCTTGCTCTGTCCACGTTCCAGGATTAACTTCTAATGTAAATTCCCCATCAGGATCGAGCTTTAGGCCCTTCTCTTTGAAGAAGTTCTCTAAGAAGTTGACTCCATCAGTATCCCAAAGCGAAGGTGTCCCTCCACCAAAATAGAGAGTTTTAAGTGGAGACAATTGATAGGCCTCTCTACT is a window encoding:
- a CDS encoding coproporphyrinogen-III oxidase family protein, which translates into the protein MMERYNADSLYIHFPFCRHLCNYCDFYKKVPQNRGQELSSFHQFLEDSWIKHEELLSREAYQLSPLKTLYFGGGTPSLWDTDGVNFLENFFKEKGLKLDPDGEFTLEVNPGTWTEQGLKRWQEFGINRFSLGIQSLRSDFLKVLDRVHSLQDVHDTLTFFGENQFNFSVDFMLGLPLSKEMKRDVIAELEEILKYGPSHISLYILTVKGGYPYKDKLPDDEWIEDEYLKVSRYLKDKGFLHYEVSNFAYKGRESRHNLNYWKSSTVMALGPSATGYLGEAGIRYKWKTSGPNYIVESLNESERKLENFYMALRTNEGVNLSHFFNDDVLLKVKNKALEWEAKGLLDINNNDRITLSSKGYLILDSLLDEVFLLDPSF